The following is a genomic window from Chthoniobacterales bacterium.
TTCATATCCGCATTCGACAAGCAATTCTAACATTTCTGGGTGGTTGAGCAATTCTTCCTTAACTCTCGGAAGATGCGTTCGCCAAGAGTCCAGACGATTCTTTGCTACAGCGCGTATTCCACCCAGAGCGTTCAAGGATTCGGGAGAAGGCTTTGCCCTTTCATGAAACGTTGACATTCTTCCGATCGGCTCGATCCAGGGGAAAGCCGCCTGAATAAGCTGCTGCGTTCCGTCAGGGTCATTCACGATTTCTTCGTAGCGCAGAGCGATGAACCGGCTCGATCCCTTCAGGAGCTGCGCTTGGGTGAGGCACTTTTTCCATGTTCTATACGCAGCGTCATAAGTAATTGCGCATTGCGCTCTGGCCGTTATGCTGGCGGGATGAAAGCTCTACGCATCTCCGACGCAGAATCGATGATCCCCGCTCTCCATGATGAAATCCGTCGTTGCGACCAGAGTCGCTACGACCATCGCCTGCATGGGGTTTTACTTGTGGCCCAAGGCCTGAGCTGTCCGCGGGTGGCAGCCATGCTCGGTGATGCCCCGAGAACCGTGGAGAATTGGATCCGGCGTTTTGAAGACGACGGGTTCGCCGGCCTGGCCGAGGGGGATCGTCCGGGCAGGCCGAGGCGACTTGATGAAAAACAAATGGCCGTGATCGGATCGGCCCTGCGCAAGAGTCCCAAGCAAGCCGGGGTCGGCGAGGAAGGCGTCTGGGATGGCAAGACGCTTTCCACCTTTGTGATGAAACGCTTTGGCGTGGATCTCCAAGTGAGGCAATGCCAACGGCTCTTCCGTCAACTCGGCTTTCGCCGGCGAAAGCCGAGGCCTCTGATGGCCCATGCCGACCCCGAGGCCCAGAGGGCATATAAAAAAACTGCGAAGGCTGGGGCGGGCAGGCTATGACCTCTGGGCCGTTGACGAAGTCCATTTCCAGCAGCAAGGCTCCCGCGGCGTCATGTGGGTTCCCCCGGAAATGAAAGATCCGGTTGTTCTCCACCATCCCACCCGCAAAAGCGTGGGATACTTCGGAGCGGTTCGCTTGCGTGACGGCAAGTTCTGCTTTTCCCGCGAGGAAGGCAAATTTGATGCGGCGACCACTTGGGCCTTCCTCCGGCGTCTGCACGCCGTCAGCCGCCGGTCCGGCCGTCCGGTGGCGGTCATGATCGACAACGCCAAGTATCACCATGCCTCCATGCACAAGGAATGGAGGCGCACCAGAGAACCGGGCTTTCGCCTCTTGTTCCTGCCGCCCTACAGCCCGGAACTCAACCCCATCGAGAGGGTCTGGAAACTGGTTCGTCGCCTGCGTCTGCATAACCGCTACTTCCCGGAACTGAGCAACATCATGGATACGGTCGAGGAGTTGTTTGCCCAGTGGACGAAAAAAGCCGCTGTCCTGCACAGGCTCTGCCAAGTTTAACATGCGCATTTATTTATGGCGTCGTGTATAATATCCTGATATCGCAAAAGTCGAGCAAGCCTTATTCTCTCTTTGGTGCCTTTCACAGGATCGGGAAGCATAGTGCTAGAGGTCATCAGGTTTGTATCAACAGGCTACGGGCGGCTTCCGGTTGGTCCTCCGCGCGGCCGTCGAAGCGCACGATTTGGTTGCGTCCGCTTTGCTTGGCGCGATACATCGCGGCATCGGCGCGCGCGACGAGTGAGTCGGTGCTTTCGCCGGGGTGGGCAAGGGTCACCCCGATACTGAGCGTGGCGCTGACTTTCCCGGCGCAGGTCTCGATCGGTTCCGACGCGGCGCGGCGCAGTTTCTCGGCAATGGCTGCCGCGTTCTCGAGGTCATGCACCCCGTGGAGGACGACGAGCAGTTCGTCGCCGCCGATACGCGCGGCAAGGTCGTCGCTCGTGCGCAGCGATCCGCGCAACCGCTCCGCCATGGTGCGCAGAACCTCGTCGCCGGCGGCGTGGCCGTGCGAGTCGTTGATGGCCTTGAAGCGGTCGAGGTCGCAGAAAAGGATCCCCAGTTCGTGGCCTTGGCGGCGGCTTTGGTCGCCCAGCGCTTCGATACGGCTCAGCACTTCTTTGCGATTCAGAAGCTCCGTGAGGCCGTCGGTGCGCGCGCGGTGTTCGAGCTGCTGCTCGGCGCGCACCTGCTCATCGACGATGCGGCTGGTCGCAACGAAACCGTCGAATTTGCCGTTGGCGTCGCGGAACGGGCTGGCATGCGTTTCGATCCAGTGAA
Proteins encoded in this region:
- a CDS encoding IS630 family transposase, with the protein product MPTPRPRGHIKKLRRLGRAGYDLWAVDEVHFQQQGSRGVMWVPPEMKDPVVLHHPTRKSVGYFGAVRLRDGKFCFSREEGKFDAATTWAFLRRLHAVSRRSGRPVAVMIDNAKYHHASMHKEWRRTREPGFRLLFLPPYSPELNPIERVWKLVRRLRLHNRYFPELSNIMDTVEELFAQWTKKAAVLHRLCQV
- a CDS encoding transposase; this encodes MKALRISDAESMIPALHDEIRRCDQSRYDHRLHGVLLVAQGLSCPRVAAMLGDAPRTVENWIRRFEDDGFAGLAEGDRPGRPRRLDEKQMAVIGSALRKSPKQAGVGEEGVWDGKTLSTFVMKRFGVDLQVRQCQRLFRQLGFRRRKPRPLMAHADPEAQRAYKKTAKAGAGRL